In Legionella cardiaca, a genomic segment contains:
- a CDS encoding RDD family protein: MLLKYIAAQIYDGLILLALFFAFTVLCIFINHGLAIPPATRWYQIGLTLLFISYYIISIIYGGQTIGMRAWRLQLCTDKGFPNFQQATTRLFLTVPAIIYGLLCLKNPQTPLYNWTKTRLKNLQ; this comes from the coding sequence ATGCTATTGAAGTACATCGCAGCACAAATTTATGATGGTTTAATTCTTCTGGCGCTATTCTTTGCCTTTACAGTCCTTTGTATTTTTATCAACCATGGATTGGCTATTCCGCCCGCAACTAGATGGTATCAGATTGGCTTGACACTTCTTTTTATAAGTTATTATATAATTTCAATCATTTATGGTGGGCAAACCATTGGTATGCGGGCCTGGCGATTGCAACTTTGTACCGATAAAGGATTTCCTAATTTTCAACAAGCAACAACGCGATTATTTTTAACTGTTCCGGCAATTATTTACGGACTATTGTGCCTAAAAAATCCGCAAACACCCCTCTATAACTGGACAAAAACACGGTTAAAAAACCTACAGTAG
- a CDS encoding FeoC-like transcriptional regulator, which translates to MLLQIRDFLRRELVASNQQIARQFRIDISTLQPMLDIWLRKGVIECCQEETACQSRCFKCKTQPPIYYQYCHTKK; encoded by the coding sequence ATGTTACTGCAAATTCGTGATTTTTTGCGACGAGAGCTTGTTGCAAGTAACCAACAAATCGCACGCCAATTTCGGATCGATATTTCTACTTTACAACCCATGCTTGACATATGGCTTCGTAAAGGGGTAATTGAATGTTGTCAAGAAGAAACAGCCTGTCAAAGTCGTTGTTTTAAGTGCAAAACGCAACCTCCTATTTATTATCAATATTGTCATACAAAAAAATAA
- a CDS encoding protein kinase domain-containing protein, translating into MGEIISDNKERRGTIFPVKQKDGKIIYYFSDFSESLGSGDAADVYKGYRCSLKKEAIKLTPYLIKKNDVIIQKGSPVAIKIYKNGNTPSPYRITNGLSALLSIEDRAVLIMEFIDGFEIKPDIDENPEIKKLTFEQAIDIAWQMVIGLNQLHYCNTHGPSIVHGDIKGSNLKIRITNQQETSAENGPKVKIDVLYLDDDYNKPIAESPQIAQGTPEHLALEILDGHYSEASDFFALGPLLLTLFGAKNPFKDIFKFKDKHPDMPLEALIKHYAKIGFCVDGLFAHFAIKPHASICNLLQGFIAKMVAKEKKQRPSPEAVLEFFTALRQWSLHQNREEAASYHLRLMIAANDTSWLADSTKKQLFFTFNENLQSRLISLMTAKERSQLSQLLKTKQVFSSSVLSKLATLILQDVNQEFSNHSPLYMAFFKHAAPCVELRWLLDCFENKDYAEYFSPKNIHLRKVLKDCKQQALAPVISIIVDKLAILSKAHEIQAESLEIQYDFV; encoded by the coding sequence ATGGGAGAAATTATCAGCGATAATAAGGAAAGGCGCGGGACGATTTTTCCAGTCAAACAAAAAGATGGCAAAATCATTTATTACTTTAGTGATTTTTCTGAATCTTTAGGAAGTGGGGACGCCGCTGATGTCTATAAAGGATATCGCTGTAGCTTAAAAAAAGAAGCAATAAAACTTACTCCTTATCTCATTAAAAAAAATGATGTCATTATCCAGAAGGGCAGCCCTGTAGCTATTAAAATTTATAAAAATGGAAACACACCCTCTCCCTACCGGATAACAAATGGTCTCTCAGCGCTCCTCTCTATAGAAGATAGAGCTGTTCTTATCATGGAGTTTATTGATGGATTTGAGATAAAACCTGATATCGATGAAAATCCGGAAATCAAAAAATTAACGTTTGAGCAAGCAATTGATATTGCCTGGCAAATGGTTATTGGCTTGAATCAATTACATTATTGTAATACCCATGGGCCTTCTATTGTTCATGGTGATATTAAAGGTTCAAATCTTAAGATAAGAATAACCAACCAGCAAGAGACCTCTGCTGAGAACGGTCCAAAGGTAAAAATTGATGTTCTTTACCTGGATGATGATTACAATAAACCAATTGCAGAAAGCCCCCAAATTGCTCAGGGAACACCAGAACATTTAGCGCTAGAAATACTGGATGGTCACTATTCTGAAGCCAGTGATTTTTTTGCCTTAGGCCCTTTGCTATTAACCCTTTTTGGTGCAAAAAACCCCTTTAAGGATATCTTTAAATTTAAAGATAAACATCCTGACATGCCGTTAGAAGCTTTAATTAAACACTATGCCAAAATAGGATTTTGTGTCGATGGTTTATTTGCACATTTTGCAATTAAGCCCCATGCTTCCATTTGTAATTTGTTGCAAGGATTCATTGCAAAAATGGTGGCCAAAGAAAAAAAACAACGTCCCTCTCCTGAGGCCGTATTGGAGTTTTTTACCGCATTAAGGCAATGGTCTTTGCATCAAAATAGAGAGGAAGCAGCTTCCTATCATTTGCGATTGATGATTGCCGCAAATGATACAAGCTGGCTGGCCGATAGTACGAAAAAGCAGTTATTCTTTACATTTAATGAAAATCTGCAAAGTCGATTAATTTCATTAATGACAGCAAAAGAGCGCAGCCAGCTTTCTCAACTCTTAAAGACAAAACAAGTTTTTAGTAGCAGTGTTTTAAGCAAATTAGCAACATTGATTCTGCAAGATGTGAATCAGGAATTTTCTAATCACTCACCTTTATATATGGCATTTTTTAAACATGCCGCTCCTTGCGTGGAATTAAGATGGTTACTGGATTGTTTTGAAAATAAAGACTATGCAGAATATTTTTCGCCTAAAAATATACATCTAAGAAAAGTGCTTAAAGATTGCAAGCAACAAGCCTTAGCTCCAGTAATTTCTATTATTGTTGATAAACTAGCAATACTCTCCAAGGCCCACGAAATACAAGCTGAGTCGTTGGAAATACAATATGACTTTGTCTAA
- a CDS encoding virulence factor translates to MAEELSSEEFTSLAVDGRKILEENQDDPVLLIEQVYQLWWRWSDFELYIVSPTISTISPPLIIEPEPIAGTTDYEFVYPIQDHGYKLTTSKAADMYSAGMSNCKLYYTIEKMIYLLIERLKTGGVSQETEVQVAFGGHELAQRKAFESIINLTYNVVVTNFDPGVWGERYLQAVKRLADKGFGYPSETPRESFRQSFGQAPAGLSR, encoded by the coding sequence ATGGCAGAAGAATTATCCTCAGAAGAGTTTACTTCCCTGGCTGTAGACGGACGAAAAATCTTGGAGGAAAATCAGGATGATCCTGTTTTGCTGATTGAACAGGTCTATCAGCTTTGGTGGCGTTGGTCTGATTTTGAATTGTATATTGTAAGTCCGACAATAAGCACAATATCACCACCTTTAATCATTGAGCCGGAACCTATAGCGGGTACAACTGATTATGAATTTGTCTATCCTATTCAGGACCATGGTTATAAGCTAACCACGTCTAAAGCCGCAGACATGTATTCTGCAGGCATGTCTAACTGCAAATTATATTATACGATTGAAAAGATGATTTATCTTTTGATAGAGCGCTTAAAAACTGGTGGCGTTAGTCAGGAAACTGAAGTACAAGTTGCTTTTGGTGGCCACGAATTAGCTCAACGTAAAGCGTTTGAATCAATCATCAATTTAACTTACAACGTTGTGGTTACGAATTTCGATCCAGGAGTATGGGGAGAGCGTTATCTCCAGGCTGTGAAACGCCTTGCTGATAAAGGCTTTGGTTATCCTTCAGAAACCCCACGAGAAAGTTTCCGACAATCGTTTGGTCAAGCTCCCGCAGGTTTATCTCGTTAA